In Vulpes lagopus strain Blue_001 chromosome 1, ASM1834538v1, whole genome shotgun sequence, a genomic segment contains:
- the SERTAD4 gene encoding SERTA domain-containing protein 4 isoform X1, whose product MFQGEGEDREVKVSQSKGMKMPRPSPGLLLIRAVFFFFFLFFSFPSFSFFLPLLLFFFFFFFFFIDLRLSEMTLVLSMNRFCEPIVSEGAAEIAGYQTLWEADSYGGPSPPGPAQAPLQGDRGAGPPLAGSHYRGISNPITTSKITYFKRKYVEEEDFHPPLSSCSHKTISIFEERAHILYMSLEKLKFIDDPEVYLRRSVLINNLMKRIHGEIIMQNNWCFPACSFNGTSAQEWFMAQDCPYRKRPRMAKEECEKFHACCFYQECGGHYLNGPLSLHASVGSASTTAPSSSSSSSSSSSSSPPLPLPSCSHQVDFDVGSAPVYKGDGQVPANEIFVTNVRSLGVQEKAPVSDEKANNDTSRDGGPLSHEPGGNDLAFECKGQFYDYFETGYNEKSNVSESWKKSLRKKEPSPSNKPCCGKGSKI is encoded by the exons atgtttcaggGTGAAGGGGAGGACCGAGAAGTAAAAGTTTCCCAaagcaaaggaatgaaaatgCCAAGGCCATCCCCTGGCTTACTCTTGATTagggctgttttcttttttttttttcttttcttttcttttccttccttttctttttttcttcctcttcttcttttttttttcttttttttttttttttttatagatctgAGGCTGTCAGAGATGACTCTGGTTCTGTCCATGAATAGATTCTGCGAGCCCATTGTCTCGGAAGGAGCTGCTGAAATTGCTGGGTACCAGACGCTATGGGAGGCTGACAGCTACGGAGGACCGAGCCCCCCTGGGCCAGCACAGGCTCCTCTGCAGGGAGACCGGGGAGCCGGTCCCCCACTGGCAG GATCACATTACAGGGGAATTTCAAATCCTATAACAACATCCAAGATCACATACTTTAAGAGGAAGTATGTGGAAGAAGAGGATTTTCACCCACCACTCAGCAGCTGTAGCCataaa ACCATCTCGATTTTTGAGGAACGAGCCCACATCCTTTATATGTCCTTAGAAAAGCTAAAGTTTATCGATGATCCCGAAGTGTACCTCCGAAGATCTGTCCTTATAAACAATTTGATGAAAAGGATCCATGGAGAAATCATCATGCAGAATAACTGGTGCTTTCCTGCCTGCTCTTTCAATGGCACCTCCGCCCAAGAGTGGTTTATGGCTCAAGACTGTCCTTACCGGAAACGACCACGGATGGCCAAAGAGGAGTGTGAAAAGTTTCATGCCTGCTGCTTTTACCAAGAATGTGGTGGTCACTACCTAAATGGACCCCTTTCTCTCCATGCTAGTGTCGGAAGTGCCTCCACCACTGCCccgtcttcctcctcctcctcctcctcctcctcctcctcctccccccctctgCCTTTACCAAGTTGTTCCCACCAGGTGGATTTCGATGTAGGCAGCGCACCTGTTTACAAAGGTGATGGCCAGGTACCTGCCAATGAAATCTTTGTCACTAATGTCAGGTCACTAGGTGTTCAGGAAAAGGCCCCAGTAAGTGATGAGAAAGCAAATAATGACACCAGCAGGGATGGTGGCCCCCTAAGCCATGAACCTGGGGGAAATGACCTTGCTTTTGAGTGCAAAGGccaattttatgattattttgagACTGGATATAATGAAAAAAGCAATGTGAGTGAGTCTTGGAAAAAGTCCTTAAGGAAAAAGGAGCCTTCACCAAGTAACAAACCGTGCTGTGGCAAAGGGAGTAAAATATGA
- the SERTAD4 gene encoding SERTA domain-containing protein 4 isoform X2, translating to MTLVLSMNRFCEPIVSEGAAEIAGYQTLWEADSYGGPSPPGPAQAPLQGDRGAGPPLAGSHYRGISNPITTSKITYFKRKYVEEEDFHPPLSSCSHKTISIFEERAHILYMSLEKLKFIDDPEVYLRRSVLINNLMKRIHGEIIMQNNWCFPACSFNGTSAQEWFMAQDCPYRKRPRMAKEECEKFHACCFYQECGGHYLNGPLSLHASVGSASTTAPSSSSSSSSSSSSSPPLPLPSCSHQVDFDVGSAPVYKGDGQVPANEIFVTNVRSLGVQEKAPVSDEKANNDTSRDGGPLSHEPGGNDLAFECKGQFYDYFETGYNEKSNVSESWKKSLRKKEPSPSNKPCCGKGSKI from the exons ATGACTCTGGTTCTGTCCATGAATAGATTCTGCGAGCCCATTGTCTCGGAAGGAGCTGCTGAAATTGCTGGGTACCAGACGCTATGGGAGGCTGACAGCTACGGAGGACCGAGCCCCCCTGGGCCAGCACAGGCTCCTCTGCAGGGAGACCGGGGAGCCGGTCCCCCACTGGCAG GATCACATTACAGGGGAATTTCAAATCCTATAACAACATCCAAGATCACATACTTTAAGAGGAAGTATGTGGAAGAAGAGGATTTTCACCCACCACTCAGCAGCTGTAGCCataaa ACCATCTCGATTTTTGAGGAACGAGCCCACATCCTTTATATGTCCTTAGAAAAGCTAAAGTTTATCGATGATCCCGAAGTGTACCTCCGAAGATCTGTCCTTATAAACAATTTGATGAAAAGGATCCATGGAGAAATCATCATGCAGAATAACTGGTGCTTTCCTGCCTGCTCTTTCAATGGCACCTCCGCCCAAGAGTGGTTTATGGCTCAAGACTGTCCTTACCGGAAACGACCACGGATGGCCAAAGAGGAGTGTGAAAAGTTTCATGCCTGCTGCTTTTACCAAGAATGTGGTGGTCACTACCTAAATGGACCCCTTTCTCTCCATGCTAGTGTCGGAAGTGCCTCCACCACTGCCccgtcttcctcctcctcctcctcctcctcctcctcctcctccccccctctgCCTTTACCAAGTTGTTCCCACCAGGTGGATTTCGATGTAGGCAGCGCACCTGTTTACAAAGGTGATGGCCAGGTACCTGCCAATGAAATCTTTGTCACTAATGTCAGGTCACTAGGTGTTCAGGAAAAGGCCCCAGTAAGTGATGAGAAAGCAAATAATGACACCAGCAGGGATGGTGGCCCCCTAAGCCATGAACCTGGGGGAAATGACCTTGCTTTTGAGTGCAAAGGccaattttatgattattttgagACTGGATATAATGAAAAAAGCAATGTGAGTGAGTCTTGGAAAAAGTCCTTAAGGAAAAAGGAGCCTTCACCAAGTAACAAACCGTGCTGTGGCAAAGGGAGTAAAATATGA